The uncultured Hyphomonas sp. genome includes a window with the following:
- a CDS encoding PaaI family thioesterase, with product MPDSHLIYDVFPTPSPSSTSLGFELLALDMKELTTRVRFEGRPEFCNPAGVIQGGYLVAMMDDTIGMLAGMKAGKTKLPSTVDLHTHFLRPVRKGAIEVVARLRNVGRAMVFAEAELYDSRGKEAARSTASLTLNPVLKPAKEG from the coding sequence ATGCCAGACAGCCACCTCATTTATGATGTGTTTCCGACGCCAAGCCCGAGCTCAACCTCGCTTGGTTTCGAACTGCTTGCGCTCGACATGAAGGAATTGACGACGCGGGTGCGTTTCGAGGGGCGGCCGGAATTCTGCAATCCGGCCGGGGTCATCCAGGGCGGCTATCTTGTCGCCATGATGGATGATACGATTGGCATGCTGGCGGGCATGAAAGCTGGCAAGACGAAACTGCCTTCAACGGTGGACCTGCATACGCATTTCCTGCGCCCTGTTCGCAAGGGCGCCATCGAAGTGGTTGCCCGCTTGCGCAATGTCGGCCGGGCGATGGTGTTCGCCGAAGCCGAGCTTTACGATTCCCGCGGCAAGGAAGCTGCCCGCTCCACCGCGAGTCTCACCCTGAATCCGGTCCTGAAGCCGGCCAAGGAGGGGTAA
- a CDS encoding acyl-CoA dehydrogenase family protein has translation MQQSPLNVPKSAWRQDDELEIFSDAVGQFFEKECAPHVPEWRKAGVVPKEVWKKAGEMGLLGASVPEEYGGAGGDFRHEAIIIEQQQWKGIDGFGITLHNAIIAPYITAYGTEEQKRRWLPGVCTGDIVTAIAMTEPGAGSDLQGMKTTAKRDGDDYVINGSKTFISNGQTANLILVCVKTDPSLGAKGISIIGVETDKVEGFRRGRNLEKVGQHAADTSELFFDDVRVPASNLLGEVEGKGFIQLMQKLPQERHIIGLQGIGMIERAIHETVEYVKNRKAFGGTIFDFQNTQFKLAECKTEATVAKVFGDHCTELLLKEELDAATASMSKYWISDLQCKIIDECLQLHGGFGYMDEYPIAQMYADARVQRIYGGANEVMKMLIARTL, from the coding sequence ATGCAACAGAGCCCGCTCAATGTACCCAAGTCCGCGTGGCGTCAGGATGATGAGCTTGAGATTTTCTCCGATGCGGTTGGCCAGTTCTTTGAAAAGGAATGTGCCCCGCACGTGCCGGAGTGGCGCAAGGCAGGGGTCGTTCCGAAAGAGGTCTGGAAGAAGGCAGGCGAGATGGGCCTGCTGGGCGCTTCGGTTCCGGAGGAATATGGCGGGGCAGGCGGAGACTTCCGGCATGAGGCCATCATCATTGAACAGCAGCAGTGGAAGGGAATCGACGGCTTCGGCATCACGCTGCACAATGCGATCATTGCACCTTATATCACGGCCTATGGCACTGAAGAGCAGAAGCGCCGCTGGCTGCCGGGCGTCTGCACGGGTGACATCGTTACCGCCATCGCCATGACCGAACCAGGCGCCGGGTCGGATCTTCAGGGCATGAAGACGACGGCAAAGCGTGATGGCGATGATTACGTCATCAACGGTTCGAAGACCTTCATTTCAAACGGCCAGACCGCCAATCTGATCCTGGTCTGCGTCAAGACAGATCCGAGCCTGGGCGCAAAGGGCATTTCCATCATCGGCGTCGAGACCGACAAGGTGGAAGGCTTCCGCCGCGGCCGGAACCTGGAAAAAGTCGGCCAGCATGCGGCGGATACGTCGGAACTCTTCTTCGACGATGTGCGCGTGCCGGCTTCCAACCTCCTCGGCGAAGTTGAGGGCAAGGGCTTCATCCAGCTGATGCAGAAATTGCCGCAGGAGCGTCACATCATCGGTCTGCAAGGCATTGGCATGATCGAACGCGCCATCCACGAGACGGTGGAATATGTGAAAAACCGCAAAGCGTTCGGGGGCACGATTTTCGACTTCCAGAACACCCAGTTCAAGCTCGCCGAGTGCAAGACCGAAGCGACTGTTGCCAAAGTGTTTGGTGATCACTGTACGGAGCTCCTCCTGAAAGAAGAGCTGGATGCCGCAACGGCCTCCATGTCCAAATACTGGATCAGCGATCTTCAGTGCAAGATCATCGACGAGTGCCTGCAGCTGCACGGTGGGTTCGGCTATATGGACGAGTATCCAATCGCCCAGATGTATGCGGACGCCCGCGTCCAGCGCATTTATGGCGGCGCCAACGAAGTGATGAAGATGCTGATTGCGAGGACCCTTTAG
- a CDS encoding acetyl-CoA C-acetyltransferase, with protein sequence MTEAYIYDAVRTPRGKGKKSGSLHEITSLSLATQVLQAIRERNELDTSKVDDVVLGCVSPVGEQGADIARVAVLNADYAETTAGVQVDRFCASGLEACNMAASKVMTGEADMAIGGGVESMSRVPMGASGGAWSTDPQVALKTYFTPQGIGADTIATKYGFSRDDVDAFAVESQRRAAQAWKEGRFAKSIVPVKDQMGGIRLDHDEHMRPDADMQSLAGLNPSFAGMGAMGFDEVIKQRYPEMESINHVHHAGNSSGIVDGASAVLFGSKEMGEALGLKPRARVKAMASIGSEPGIMLTGPTYVSQKVLKKAGMNPEDIDLYELNEAFASVVLLMMQNLNIPHDKMNVNGGAIAMGHPLGATGGMILGTMVDELERADKETALITLCVGAGMGTATIIERV encoded by the coding sequence ATGACTGAAGCCTATATCTACGACGCGGTCCGCACGCCGCGTGGCAAAGGCAAGAAAAGTGGTTCGTTGCACGAAATCACGTCGCTGAGCCTTGCCACGCAAGTCCTTCAAGCCATCCGTGAGCGGAACGAGCTTGACACGTCAAAGGTTGACGATGTGGTCCTTGGCTGCGTTTCGCCGGTTGGCGAACAGGGGGCGGATATCGCCCGCGTGGCGGTGCTGAACGCAGACTATGCCGAAACGACCGCCGGTGTTCAGGTTGACCGTTTCTGCGCGTCCGGCCTGGAAGCCTGCAACATGGCCGCCTCCAAAGTCATGACCGGCGAGGCCGACATGGCGATCGGCGGCGGTGTCGAGTCCATGAGCCGGGTGCCCATGGGCGCCTCCGGCGGTGCGTGGTCGACCGATCCGCAGGTTGCCCTGAAAACCTACTTCACGCCCCAGGGTATCGGCGCCGATACGATCGCCACGAAATATGGCTTCTCGCGCGATGATGTTGACGCCTTCGCCGTGGAGAGTCAGCGCCGCGCCGCGCAGGCCTGGAAGGAAGGCCGCTTTGCGAAATCCATCGTTCCGGTGAAGGACCAGATGGGCGGCATCCGCCTGGATCACGATGAGCACATGCGTCCGGATGCGGACATGCAGTCGCTCGCCGGGCTGAATCCTTCCTTCGCTGGCATGGGTGCGATGGGCTTCGACGAAGTCATCAAACAGCGCTATCCGGAGATGGAAAGCATCAACCACGTCCACCACGCCGGCAACTCTTCCGGCATTGTGGATGGCGCCTCGGCTGTCCTGTTCGGCTCCAAGGAAATGGGTGAAGCCCTGGGTCTCAAACCGCGTGCCCGCGTCAAAGCCATGGCATCCATCGGGTCCGAGCCGGGCATCATGCTGACCGGCCCGACCTATGTGTCGCAAAAGGTCCTAAAGAAAGCCGGTATGAACCCGGAAGACATCGACCTTTATGAGCTGAACGAAGCCTTTGCCTCGGTTGTGCTGCTGATGATGCAGAACCTGAACATCCCGCACGACAAGATGAACGTGAACGGCGGCGCAATCGCCATGGGCCACCCGCTTGGGGCAACCGGCGGCATGATCCTCGGCACGATGGTCGACGAACTGGAGCGGGCCGATAAGGAAACAGCCCTGATCACGCTTTGCGTCGGTGCCGGCATGGGCACGGCCACGATCATCGAACGCGTCTAA
- a CDS encoding pyridoxamine 5'-phosphate oxidase family protein yields MTVMHNYADLLFTDAVKAYQEQVGMRETYERIYANRHRGPLDDDTIAFLSGMTSFYIATTGSNGWPYIQHRGGPAGFVKILGPDMIGFADYLGNRQFITRGNLDGSDRVSLFFMDYPRRARLKMLGEARMVDAASDPDLQNALAQDGQGPVERLMTIKIVARDWNCPKYILPRYTEEQVAQLIAPRLNELVEENQQLKARVAQLESRQSPATKSE; encoded by the coding sequence ATGACTGTGATGCACAACTATGCCGACCTCCTGTTTACCGATGCGGTAAAGGCCTACCAGGAGCAGGTGGGCATGCGTGAGACATACGAACGTATTTACGCCAATCGCCATAGAGGCCCTTTGGACGACGATACCATTGCTTTCCTGTCGGGGATGACCAGCTTCTACATCGCCACCACCGGCAGCAACGGGTGGCCCTATATCCAGCATCGCGGCGGCCCTGCAGGCTTCGTGAAGATCCTCGGTCCGGACATGATCGGTTTTGCGGATTATCTCGGTAATCGGCAGTTCATCACCCGTGGTAATCTCGATGGGTCAGACCGGGTGTCTCTTTTTTTCATGGACTATCCTCGCCGCGCCCGGCTGAAAATGCTCGGAGAAGCCCGGATGGTCGACGCCGCTTCTGATCCGGATCTGCAGAATGCGCTGGCTCAGGATGGGCAGGGGCCGGTTGAACGCCTGATGACGATCAAGATCGTCGCCCGAGACTGGAACTGCCCAAAATATATCCTGCCACGGTATACAGAAGAACAAGTCGCTCAGTTGATCGCCCCACGGCTCAACGAGTTGGTGGAAGAGAACCAACAGCTCAAGGCCAGGGTCGCTCAATTGGAAAGCAGGCAGTCGCCTGCAACAAAGTCAGAATAA